One part of the Arabidopsis thaliana chromosome 1 sequence genome encodes these proteins:
- a CDS encoding Pentatricopeptide repeat (PPR) superfamily protein (Pentatricopeptide repeat (PPR) superfamily protein; CONTAINS InterPro DOMAIN/s: Pentatricopeptide repeat (InterPro:IPR002885); Has 41 Blast hits to 39 proteins in 13 species: Archae - 0; Bacteria - 0; Metazoa - 1; Fungi - 0; Plants - 39; Viruses - 0; Other Eukaryotes - 1 (source: NCBI BLink).), whose protein sequence is MSLRVVSSVFSGINRIPNLHETHTLLRSHVFSFFFKPANIGSIRRLVLSPSYGDRSRDSVGSAADVSSSILDDELLSSVSAVRDADEALAMISDRFGSNRGGIVELEDCRSIISAAVSRGNVDLALSIFYTMRASFDLGGSDNDRWSWSRPDVEVYTMLVNGLAASLRVSDSLRIIRDICRVGISPAEEVPFGKIVRCPSCLIAIAVAQPQHGVQIVSCANCRYQYELFSGDITSIDSEELGKDIPLWEKGLRLIQIKKNKITSSVHSIVVQTPSGTARTHRFATETAELPAQEGERVTIASAAPSNVYRQVGPFKFISKAPNFYPGEPMSLTKHKDGRESILLRPPSKDGDKILQPSFLIPLLAILATGDAASGVIDPSLPQLLSVATVTSLAIGATVNSFVLPKLNQLPERTVDVVGIKQQLLSQYDVLQRRIRDLKEAVEKEVWMLARMCQLENKILAVGEPAYRTRRTRVKKVRESLENSIKGKIDLIDSYARISSMIEIEVEMDSDVLAAEAVNNTENIAQQIEQIMELENLEEKWKIQAEANDEAERLLSSQP, encoded by the exons ATGAGTCTTCGTGTAGTTTCCTCCGTTTTCTCCGGAATCAATCGAATCCCTAACCTCCACGAGACTCATACTCTTCTTCGCTCTcatgtcttctctttcttcttcaaaccgGCGAATATCGGTAGTATACGGCGACTGGTCTTATCCCCATCATATGGAGACCGGAGCAGAGATAGTGTTGGCTCCGCCGCCGATGTTTCGTCATCTATTCTCGACGACGAGCTTCTGAGCAGCGTATCCGCCGTTAGAGATGCCGATGAAGCGCTCGCGATGATTTCTGATCGGTTCGGGTCAAATCGCGGTGGAATCGTTGAACTTGAAGATTGCCGTTCGATTATCTCCGCTGCTGTCAGTCGCGGCAATGTGGACCTTGCGTTGTCGATATTCTACACCATGCGAGCGAGTTTCGATTTAG GTGGAAGTGACAATGATCGATGGAGTTGGTCAAGGCCTGATGTTGAAGTGTACACGATGTTGGTTAATGGTCTTGCTGCTTCCTTAAGGGTTTCTGATTCTTTAAGGATTATCAGAGATATTTGCCGTGTTGGTATCTCCCCTGCTGAGGAG GTTCCCTTTGGTAAAATTGTGAGATGTCCGAGCTGTTTGATTGCCATAGCTGTTGCACAACCACAGCATGGAGTTCAG ATTGTATCTTGCGCTAATTGCCGTTACCAATACGAGCTTTTCTCTGGTGACATAACTAGCATTGACTCAGAAGAGCTCGG CAAGGACATTCCTCTCTGGGAAAAAGGGCTCAGACTTATCCagataaagaagaacaaaatcacATCTTCAGTGCACTCTATTGTG GTACAGACTCCTTCCGGTACAGCACGAACGCACCGGTTTGCCACTGAGACAGCCGAACTCCCTGCgcaagaaggagaaagagtgACAATTGCATCCGCTGCTCCTTCTAATGTTTACAGACAAGTGGGACCTTTCAAGTTTATCTCCAAAGCTCCAAACTTTTACCCTGGAGAACCTATGAGCCTCACAAAACACAAGGATGGACGAGAATCTATCTTGCTAAGGCCTCCTAGTAAAGATGGAGATAAGATCTTACAACCCTCGTTTCTAATACCCCTTCTTGCAATTTTGGCTACTGGAGATGCTGCTTCTGGTGTTATTGATCCCAGTTTGCCTCAGTTACTCTCAGTTGCTACTGTTACATCACTAGCGATAGGAGCAACCGTAAATTCTTTTGTCCTTCCTAAGCTAAATCAG CTCCCTGAGCGAACAGTAGATGTGGTTGGTATCAAGCAGCAACTTTTATCTCAATATGATGTGCTCCAGCGTCGCATTAGAGATCTAAAAGAAGCAGTTGAGAAAGAG GTGTGGATGTTGGCTCGAATGTGCCAGCTCGAGAACAAAATTTTAGCAGTGGGAGAGCCAGCTTACCG TACTCGAAGAACAAGAGTAAAGAAGGTACGAGAAAGTCTAGAGAACTCCATAAAGGGAAAGATTGATCTGATCGATAGTTATGCTAGA ATATCTTCAATGATTGAGATTGAGGTGGAAATGGACAGTGATGTTCTTGCAGCCGAGGCAGTGAACAATACT GAAAACATTGCTCAACAGATAGAGCAGATCATGGAACTTGAAAACCTTGAAGAG AAATGGAAAATACAGGCTGAAGCAAACGACGAGGCCGAAAGACTACTTAGCTCCCAACCTTAA
- a CDS encoding Pentatricopeptide repeat (PPR) superfamily protein, translating into MSLRVVSSVFSGINRIPNLHETHTLLRSHVFSFFFKPANIGSIRRLVLSPSYGDRSRDSVGSAADVSSSILDDELLSSVSAVRDADEALAMISDRFGSNRGGIVELEDCRSIISAAVSRGNVDLALSIFYTMRASFDLGGSDNDRWSWSRPDVEVYTMLVNGLAASLRVSDSLRIIRDICRVGISPAEEVPFGKIVRCPSCLIAIAVAQPQHGVQIVSCANCRYQYELFSGDITSIDSEELGKDIPLWEKGLRLIQIKKNKITSSVHSIVVQTPSGTARTHRFATETAELPAQEGERVTIASAAPSNVYRQVGPFKFISKAPNFYPGEPMSLTKHKDGRESILLRPPSKDGDKILQPSFLIPLLAILATGDAASGVIDPSLPQLLSVATVTSLAIGATVNSFVLPKLNQLPERTVDVVGIKQQLLSQYDVLQRRIRDLKEAVEKEVWMLARMCQLENKILAVGEPAYRYEPLRSLEPHHLRNC; encoded by the exons ATGAGTCTTCGTGTAGTTTCCTCCGTTTTCTCCGGAATCAATCGAATCCCTAACCTCCACGAGACTCATACTCTTCTTCGCTCTcatgtcttctctttcttcttcaaaccgGCGAATATCGGTAGTATACGGCGACTGGTCTTATCCCCATCATATGGAGACCGGAGCAGAGATAGTGTTGGCTCCGCCGCCGATGTTTCGTCATCTATTCTCGACGACGAGCTTCTGAGCAGCGTATCCGCCGTTAGAGATGCCGATGAAGCGCTCGCGATGATTTCTGATCGGTTCGGGTCAAATCGCGGTGGAATCGTTGAACTTGAAGATTGCCGTTCGATTATCTCCGCTGCTGTCAGTCGCGGCAATGTGGACCTTGCGTTGTCGATATTCTACACCATGCGAGCGAGTTTCGATTTAG GTGGAAGTGACAATGATCGATGGAGTTGGTCAAGGCCTGATGTTGAAGTGTACACGATGTTGGTTAATGGTCTTGCTGCTTCCTTAAGGGTTTCTGATTCTTTAAGGATTATCAGAGATATTTGCCGTGTTGGTATCTCCCCTGCTGAGGAG GTTCCCTTTGGTAAAATTGTGAGATGTCCGAGCTGTTTGATTGCCATAGCTGTTGCACAACCACAGCATGGAGTTCAG ATTGTATCTTGCGCTAATTGCCGTTACCAATACGAGCTTTTCTCTGGTGACATAACTAGCATTGACTCAGAAGAGCTCGG CAAGGACATTCCTCTCTGGGAAAAAGGGCTCAGACTTATCCagataaagaagaacaaaatcacATCTTCAGTGCACTCTATTGTG GTACAGACTCCTTCCGGTACAGCACGAACGCACCGGTTTGCCACTGAGACAGCCGAACTCCCTGCgcaagaaggagaaagagtgACAATTGCATCCGCTGCTCCTTCTAATGTTTACAGACAAGTGGGACCTTTCAAGTTTATCTCCAAAGCTCCAAACTTTTACCCTGGAGAACCTATGAGCCTCACAAAACACAAGGATGGACGAGAATCTATCTTGCTAAGGCCTCCTAGTAAAGATGGAGATAAGATCTTACAACCCTCGTTTCTAATACCCCTTCTTGCAATTTTGGCTACTGGAGATGCTGCTTCTGGTGTTATTGATCCCAGTTTGCCTCAGTTACTCTCAGTTGCTACTGTTACATCACTAGCGATAGGAGCAACCGTAAATTCTTTTGTCCTTCCTAAGCTAAATCAG CTCCCTGAGCGAACAGTAGATGTGGTTGGTATCAAGCAGCAACTTTTATCTCAATATGATGTGCTCCAGCGTCGCATTAGAGATCTAAAAGAAGCAGTTGAGAAAGAG GTGTGGATGTTGGCTCGAATGTGCCAGCTCGAGAACAAAATTTTAGCAGTGGGAGAGCCAGCTTACCGGTATGAGCCTCTCAGATCATTGGAACCTCATCATCTAAGAAATTGTTAA
- the RHD1 gene encoding NAD(P)-binding Rossmann-fold superfamily protein (ROOT HAIR DEFECTIVE 1 (RHD1); CONTAINS InterPro DOMAIN/s: NAD-dependent epimerase/dehydratase (InterPro:IPR001509), NAD(P)-binding domain (InterPro:IPR016040), UDP-glucose 4-epimerase (InterPro:IPR005886); BEST Arabidopsis thaliana protein match is: UDP-D-glucose/UDP-D-galactose 4-epimerase 5 (TAIR:AT4G10960.1); Has 39875 Blast hits to 39850 proteins in 2971 species: Archae - 802; Bacteria - 24274; Metazoa - 636; Fungi - 515; Plants - 1061; Viruses - 41; Other Eukaryotes - 12546 (source: NCBI BLink).) translates to MVGNILVTGGAGYIGSHTVLQLLLGGYNTVVIDNLDNSSLVSIQRVKDLAGDHGQNLTVHQVDLRDKPALEKVFSETKFDAVMHFAGLKAVGESVAKPLLYYNNNLIATITLLEVMAAHGCKKLVFSSSATVYGWPKEVPCTEESPLSGMSPYGRTKLFIEDICRDVQRGDPEWRIIMLRYFNPVGAHPSGRIGEDPCGTPNNLMPYVQQVVVGRLPNLKIYGTDYTTKDGTGVRDYIHVVDLADGHICALQKLDDTEIGCEVYNLGTGKGTTVLEMVDAFEKASGMKIPLVKVGRRPGDAETVYASTEKAERELNWKANFGIEEMCRDQWNWASNNPFGYGSSPNST, encoded by the exons ATGGTTGGGAATATTCTGGTGACCGGTGGTGCTGGTTACATCGGAAGTCACACggttcttcagcttcttctcgGAGGCTATAACACCGTCGTTATAGACAACCTCGACAATTCCTCTCTCGTTTCGATCCAACGCGTCAAGGATCTCGCCGGAGATCATGGACAAAATCTCACCGTCCACCAG GTGGACCTTCGCGATAAACCCGCACTTGAGAAGGTTTTCTCCGAAACAAA GTTTGATGCAGTAATGCATTTTGCTGGATTGAAAGCAGTTGGTGAGAGCGTGGCGAAACCACTTCTGTATTATAACAATAACTTGATTGCGACTATTACACTTTTGGAAGTAATGGCTGCACACGGAtgtaaaaag CTTGTATTTTCTTCGTCCGCTACTGTGTATGGCTGGCCAAAGGAGGTTCCTTGTACAGAAGAGTCTCCCCTGTCTGGAATGAGTCCTTATGGACGGACAAAG CTGTTCATAGAGGACATTTGCCGTGATGTACAACGTGGTGATCCTGAATGGAGAATCATAATGCTGAGGTACTTTAACCCTGTGGGAGCTCACCCTAGCGGTCGCATTGGTGAGGATCCTTGTGGGACTCCAAATAATCTCATGCCTTATGTCCAGCAAGTCGTTGTTGGGAGGCTACCTAACCTAAAAATTTATGGAACTGACTATACCACTAAAGATGGCACTGGT GTACGAGACTATATTCATGTTGTTGATCTAGCAGATGGCCATATATGTGCGCTTCAAAAGCTAGACGATACTGAAATAG GTTGTGAGGTATACAACCTGGGAACCGGAAAAGGAACAACAGTGTTGGAGATGGTTGATGCATTTGAGAAAGCTTCTGGAATG AAAATCCCACTGGTGAAGGTTGGAAGGAGACCAGGTGATGCAGAAACCGTCTATGCGTCAACAGAAAAAGCTGAACGCGAACTAAACTGGAA GGCAAATTTTGGAATCGAAGAAATGTGTAGGGATCAGTGGAACTGGGCAAGCAACAATCCTTTCGGTTACGGTTCTTCACCAAACTCAACATAA
- a CDS encoding Glycine-rich protein family (Glycine-rich protein family; BEST Arabidopsis thaliana protein match is: Late embryogenesis abundant (LEA) hydroxyproline-rich glycoprotein family (TAIR:AT4G23930.1); Has 61689 Blast hits to 17372 proteins in 1170 species: Archae - 25; Bacteria - 6104; Metazoa - 45491; Fungi - 2077; Plants - 2819; Viruses - 1028; Other Eukaryotes - 4145 (source: NCBI BLink).): MAKPHDRRRSSGRTNLASCAVATVFLLILLVVLLVVYFTVFKPKDPKISVNAVQLPSFAVSNNTANFSFSQYVAVRNPNRAVFSHYDSSIQLLYSGNQVGFMFIPAGKIDSGRIQYMAATFTVHSFPISPPSSSAISTVSAAVIPDSPIIPGPPDFTVTPRNPDSPYFPGYPESPDLPGNPGSPDFSGNPGPPSFPRNPGSPEFPGNPGAPIIPRNPGSPEFPINPPRNPGAPVIPRNPNPPVFPGNPRSMGPPGFPGIGGPPGFPGTPFGGGGTGPTLGDGYANPGFGYGNRVGPTMEIESKMELAGRVKVLHVFTHHVVAKSDCRVTVSIADGSVLGFHC; encoded by the coding sequence ATGGCCAAGCCTCACGATCGTCGCCGTTCTTCCGGCAGAACTAATTTAGCTTCTTGCGCCGTCGCCACCGTCTTCTTACTCATCTTACTCGTTGTTCTCCTTGTCGTTTACTTCACAGTCTTCAAACCAAAAGACCCCAAGATCTCCGTTAACGCCGTCCAACTCCCCTCATTCGCCGTCTCAAACAATACCGCTaacttctccttctctcaGTACGTCGCCGTTAGAAACCCTAACCGTGCCGTTTTCTCTCATTACGACAGCTCTATTCAGCTTCTTTATTCGGGTAATCAAGTCGGGTTTATGTTCATACCCGCCGGTAAAATTGATTCGGGTCGGATTCAATACATGGCCGCCACTTTTACCGTTCATTCTTTCCCTATTTCTCCTCCTTCCTCCTCCGCTATCTCCACCGTCTCTGCCGCCGTTATTCCAGACTCTCCGATTATTCCCGGTCCACCGGATTTCACTGTAACTCCAAGAAACCCAGATTCACCGTATTTTCCAGGATATCCAGAATCGCCGGATTTACCGGGAAATCCAGGTTCACCGGATTTTTCTGGGAATCCGGGTCCTCCGAGTTTCCCGAGAAATCCAGGCTCGCCGGAGTTTCCAGGAAACCCAGGAGCTCCGATTATACCGAGAAATCCAGGCTCGCCGGAATTTCCAATAAATCCACCGAGAAATCCAGGTGCTCCGGTGATTCCGAGAAACCCAAATCCACCGGTTTTTCCAGGTAACCCGAGAAGCATGGGTCCACCGGGGTTTCCTGGAATCGGAGGTCCGCCGGGATTTCCGGGTACGCCATTCGGCGGAGGAGGGACGGGGCCAACGCTAGGAGATGGATATGCGAATCCGGGTTTCGGGTATGGGAATCGGGTCGGACCAACAATGGAGATAGAGTCGAAGATGGAGTTAGCGGGTCGGGTCAAAGTGCTGCACGTGTTCACACATCACGTGGTTGCTAAATCGGATTGTCGAGTCACCGTCTCTATTGCCGATGGTTCCGTCTTGGGTTTCCATTGCTAA
- a CDS encoding collagen triple helix protein, protein METQDGTIGNRDGDSTIRFSNHVITLTRPANSIFDSISIVGPTRFPYPKPGFAYPSPSVGPVPPPPNGVPGNPGGPPIPGNPGGPMLLGLPGKTGGFGFLGITGAPGFLGGFIGNSGEPGFLGIIGAPGFPGNSGEPGFLGKLGGPGFPEKSGEPGFPGKSGDSGYPGKYGESGFLGVTVKSGGPGIIGESGITAAETVEIAEEEGGEIGKE, encoded by the exons ATGGAAACCCAAGACGGAACCATCGGCAATAGAGACGGTGACTCGACAATCCGATTTAGCAACCACGTGAT CACTTTGACCCGACCCGCTAACTCCATCTTCGACTCTATCTCCATTGTTGGTCCGACCCGATTCCCATACCCGAAACCCGGATTCGCATATCCATCTCCTAGCGTTGGCCCCGTCCCTCCTCCGCCGAATGGCGTACCCGGAAATCCCGGCGGACCTCCGATTCCAGGAAACCCCGGTGGACCCATGCTTCTCGGGTTACCTGGAAAAACCGGTGGATTTGGGTTTCTCGGAATCACCGGAGCACCTGGATTTCTCGGTGGATTTATTGGAAATTCCGGCGAGCCTGGATTTCTCGGTATAATCGGAGCTCCTGGGTTTCCTGGAAACTCCGGCGAGCCTGGATTTCTCGGGAAACTCGGAGGACCCGGATTCCCAGAAAAATCCGGTGAACCTGGATTTCCCGGTAAATCCGGCGATTCTGGATATCCTGGAAAATACGGTGAATCTGGGTTTCTTGGAGTTACAGTGAAATCCGGTGGACCGGGAATAATCGGAGAGTCTGGAATAACGGCGGCAGAGACGGTGGAGATAGCGGAGGAGGAAGGAGGAGAAATAGGGAAAGAATGA
- a CDS encoding phosphatidylinositol 4-kinase gamma-like protein (Protein kinase superfamily protein; FUNCTIONS IN: inositol or phosphatidylinositol kinase activity, phosphotransferase activity, alcohol group as acceptor; INVOLVED IN: biological_process unknown; LOCATED IN: vacuole; EXPRESSED IN: 24 plant structures; EXPRESSED DURING: 15 growth stages; CONTAINS InterPro DOMAIN/s: Phosphatidylinositol 3-/4-kinase, catalytic (InterPro:IPR000403); BEST Arabidopsis thaliana protein match is: phosphoinositide 4-kinase gamma 4 (TAIR:AT2G46500.2); Has 396 Blast hits to 387 proteins in 77 species: Archae - 0; Bacteria - 16; Metazoa - 24; Fungi - 0; Plants - 274; Viruses - 0; Other Eukaryotes - 82 (source: NCBI BLink).): protein MSVADVALSPIHRGSAFAVGGFGQSTTTHYSVKSVLVFLSVSGSTMPMLILESDSIAEVKLRIQTCNGFRVRRQKLVFSGRELARNASRVKDYGVTGGSVLHLVLKLYDPLLVTVITTCGKVFQFHVDRRRNVGYLKKRISKEGKGFPEVDDQEILFKGEKLDDNRIIDGICKDGNSVIHLLVKKSVEDTVKREEDTATGKDSLXAVVLNPDVKLPEVLEDMIDRTVDGLNKGSPPVRSAEGTGGTYLMQDSSGLNYVSVFKPMDEEPMAVNNPQQLPVSSDGQGLKRGTRVGEGATREVAAYLLDHPKSGLRSVSKEVMGFAGVPPTAMVRSSHKVYNYPNGFSSCATKDAKVGSLQMFMKNNGSCEDIGPGAFPVEEVHKICVFDIRMANADRHAGNILTGKSEEGKTLLIPIDHGYCLPENFEDCTFEWLYWPQAKLPFSADTIDYINSLDSEQDIALLQLHGWNVPEAVSRTLRISTMLLKKGVERNLTPYQIGSVMCRETVNKDSAIEEIVREAHNSVLPASSEATFLEAVSVAMDRRLDELTK from the exons ATGTCTGTTGCTGATGTTGCTTTAAGCCCGATTCATAGAGGATCGGCGTTTGCTGTTGGTGGTTTCGGACAATCGACGACGACGCATTACTCTGTTAAATCGGTTTTGGTGTTCCTTAGTGTTTCTGGTTCTACGATGCCTATGCTCATCTTGGAGTCTGATTCTATTGCTGAGGTTAAACTTAGGATCCAGACTTGTAATGGTTTTAGGGTTAGAAGACAGAAACTTGTTTTCAGTGGTCGAGAGCTTGCCAGGAATGCCTCACGTGTGAAGGACTATGGTGTGACTGGTGGTAGTGTGTTGCATTTGGTGCTTAAGCTCTATGATCCTTTGCTTGTTACTGTGATTACTACTTGCGGCAAGGTCTTTCAGTTTCATGTGGATCGTCGTAGAAATGTTGGGTATTTGAAGAAACGGATCTCTAAAGAGGGTAAAGGGTTTCCTGAGGTTGATGATCAAGAGATCTTGTTTAAAGGAGAGAAGCTTGATGACAACAGAATCATTGATGGGATTTGTAAAGATGGAAACTCTGTAATCCATTTGCTGGTTAAGAAATCGGTGGAAGACACggtgaaaagagaagaagacactgCTACTGGTAAAGACTCCTTGTTAGAGCCGTTGTTCTTAACCCCGATGTGAAATTACCTGAGGTTCTCGAGGATATGATTGACCGGACGGTTGATGGGTTGAACAAAGGTAGTCCACCAGTGAGATCAGCTGAAGGGACAGGAGGGACATATCTGATGCAAGATTCTTCAGGTCTCAACTATGTATCTGTGTTCAAGCCTATGGATGAAGAACCAATGGCTGTGAACAATCCTCAGCAGCTTCCTGTGTCATCAGACGGTCAGGGATTGAAGAGAGGAACTAGAGTAGGAGAAGGGGCAACAAGAGAAGTTGCAGCTTACTTGTTAGATCATCCAAAGAGCGGACTAAGATCTGTGTCTAAAGAAGTTATGGGTTTTGCCGGTGTGCCACCAACTGCTATGGTCAGAAGCTCACACAAAGTGTATAACTACCCAAATGGGTTCAGCAGCTGTGCTACAAAAGATGCCAAAGTTGGTTCTTTGCAAATGTTCATGAAGAACAATGGAAGCTGCGAAGACATCGGCCCTGGAGCGTTTCCTGTTGAGGAAGTGCACAAAATCTGTGTCTTTGACATAAGAATGGCAAATGCAGATCGACATGCTGGAAACATATTGACCGGGAAAAGCGAAGAAGGAAAAACTCTTCTTATTCCCATCGATCATGGTTATTGTTTGCCCGAGAAT TTTGAAGATTGCACATTTGAGTGGCTCTACTGGCCGCAAGCGAAACTCCCGTTTTCTGCAGACACCATTGACTACATAAACTCTCTAGACTCCGAACAAGACATTGCGCTTCTGCAACTCCATGGCTGGAATGTTCCTGAAGCTGTCTCACGCACTCTACGTATCTCCACGATGCTGCTGAAGAAAGGCGTTGAGAGAAACCTGACGCCATATCAAATAGGAAGCGTAATGTGCAGAGAAACGGTGAACAAAGACTCAGCGATTGAAGAGATAGTGAGAGAAGCTCATAACTCGGTGTTGCCTGCGTCAAGCGAGGCTACGTTTCTTGAAGCAGTATCTGTGGCCATGGATCGTCGTCTGGACGAGCTAACTAAGTAA